The genomic interval CGTGTCGGCCGCTCGGATTAAAAATAATTAGGTAACACTATACATTATAATCCATTTATCCCAATCCACCTCTAATGCTGCCCATCTTTATAAGGAGCTCTTTTAATATATTGTATTCTTGACAGTTGTTATCTAAAATTTGAGATTCCTTACCCAATAGATGAAGAAGTATTGGTCGTGCAGTTTTCAATAGAGTATGATAAAAGTTGTTTTCGATGTTTGATTCCAGGTCAAAATTGAGATTAAGTATTTTGTTTGTAAGTTCAAAATCAACTTCATATTCTTTTCTGATATCATCAGATAGAATTCTCTTTGACACGCTGGGGTTAGCATATCTAGATGCAAATTCAAAATCACTTTTTATTTGGGGATAGAATTCCATTATTTTTTCTATTGCCCATTCTCCGTATTTGCTTTTAATCTCAATTAAAGCCCGTCCTGTTCCTAAGAATTCAGGGGGCATCCCTATGGAATACATAGATGCTGTAAATGTTATTGCTCGTGGAATTGAAGTGCTTAAATTTGTATCAATTTCTAATAATTCTTTTTTTAATTTATCATCATTAATAATTTCTATAAATCTTCTCATATCTACAAACTCTCTGTGATATGACAAACCTTTTTTAGAAGCAGCTAATCTATCACGGTTTTTGGGGATAAATAAGGATATATTAGAAACTGTTTCAGCGATTTTAATGAAGGATTGAAGATAGTGCTTTGTGAATATTCCTATGAAGTCATAAATCAGGTTAATATCTTCAGAGGTAAATTTTTTTGGCTGGTATTTGTCTATATTAGTTTTTAGATATTCAACTAATTTTTGCGTTTTCTCAAATCCATGGTCATACCTTAATGCTGATTGAATTGTTATTGTTTTTACTCCAGAATAAGTTTTTAAAAAATTATCTAAGTTTTCTAATGTAAGTTGTCCTCTAAATGGGAGGGTTCCGCATCCCATTATTGGATAAACTTTAATAGAACTTTTTTCTGACCATATATTAGACTTGTATAGAGATAATATGACGGTTAGCACACTAGATACTATTCCGTAAGAAAGAGCAGAATCAGATCTTCCTATCATGTATCGTATATATTCTGGCTTATAATCTAATGCCTTTGTGTAATCTTCTAGTAGTTTATCAACGTTTATAAGTGATGATATATCTTCGAAAAGGGGAATTATTCCTATGGAGCTTTCATCAAAGTGAATATTGAAGTTCTTGTTTCCAAGTTCAATAACTGATTTTATACGGGAGTTAACATCGATTAAATCCTTTGATGATTCACACATGGGGATGATAACTTCTTTAATTGCCTGAAGTTTTGTCTTTTCATAAATAGAGATATTGGTTTCAACCACAGCCATAATACACATTATTTGTCTGAAAATGGTTTCTTTATCGGCACTTGAAAGCCTAGGAGTAATAAAAACATCCTTTCCTGGGACTAAGTCATTGTTTAATAATTCAAGTGCTATCTGTAGTGGCTGGTGGTAAGGGGTCAATTTTCCTTCAAAATCTATCATAACCTCATCGATTCCTAATCCACCGCTGTCCTGCTTTATCAGGGAAAATACAGCCTCTTCGGGTTCCTGTTGAACAGATATATATTCCTTTGCGTTATCTGGGTGCTGAGTCATCATAGTTAGAGGTATTCTCATAAAATCACTCCTAAAAACTTTATGTTATATTATATTCAATAATGAAAGAAATGATAACGAAACTTGCAAATTTAATTTAATAATATCATTTTTGCACTTTGAAATCAATTATTTATGAAAAAAATATTTTGCTAAGATTCATTATTCGATAAGTTGTCGTTGGTTCATAAGTCAAGTTCAAATTAATTTAGAAATTGATTGATATGGTGAGATTAGGATAAATTATATCTAAAATTCTTTGATTTATAAAATTATTTAAATTTGACAAAACTATATATAGTATATAAACTTTAATAAGTGCACTAAATATTGTGTTTATTTTACATAAGAAGGGGAGAGAACGATGCTTACACAAATCAAAAAAAGAGATGGAAGAGTAGTAGGGTTTAGTAAAGAAAAAATTACAAGAGCTATTTTCCTTGCCGCGCAAAACGTTGGTGGAACGGACTACACGAAGGCTGAAGAGTTGACAGAAAAGGTAATGGGTTATATGATGAACAATCTTCCAGAAGAAGAAATTCCCACTGTAGAATTTATTCAGGATTGTGTAGAAAAGGTGTTAATTGAGCATGGGCATGCAAAGACTGCAAAGGCATATATACTTTATAGGGCAAAAAGAACAAGATATAGGGAAGCAAAGACGGAACTTATGGATGTTGTAAGAGAAATTTTAGTTGAAACAAATAGAGAGAATGCAAACATAGGAAACTCCCCATCAGCAAAGATGCTTCAGATTGCATCGGCTGCAAGTAAACAATATTATTTACATAATGTAATTCCTGAAGATATGGCTAAGGCACATGTTAAGGCAGATATACATATACATGATTTGGACTTTTATGGCAAAACTCTTAACTGTTTACAAATAGATTTAACAAAGTTAATGCTTAATGGATTTAATACTGGTTATGGTTATATAAGACCGCCAAAGAGAATATCATCAGCAACAGCACAGGCAGCTATAATTCTTCAGAGCAATCAAAATGATATGTTTGGAGGTCAAAGTTTTCCTCATTTTGATAAATCAATGGCAGAGATAATTAGAACATTTAAAGAAAAACCTTCATATGAAGAAGTATTCCAAGCAATGGAGGCGCTTGTTTATAATCTAAACAGCATGCATTCAAGAGCAGGAGCACAGGTTCCATTTAGCAGTATAAACCTTGGAACGGATACAACTGAAGAAGGAAGAATGGTAATTAGGGCTATGCTTGAGGCATTTGACAAGGGACTTGGAAGAGGTGAAAGCCCAATATTTCCTAATCTAGTTTTCAGAGTGAAAAAGGGAATTAATTTTGATGAAGGTGACCCTAACTATGATTTGTTTAAACTTGCAATGAAGGTTGCATCACATAGAATGAATCCTACTTTTAGCTTTATGGATTCAAGTTTTAACGCAAAATATGGTGATGAAATTTCTTATATGGGATGCAGAACAAGAACTATCCAAAATAGAAATGGACTCGAGATTTCTGCTGGAAGAGGAAATATAGCACCTGTTACACTAAATCTACCTAGACTTGCACTAAAGGCTGGTTATGGGAATATAGATGCTTTCTTTAAAAATCTTGATGAAATGCTTGATTTAGCAAAGAGACAACTTTTACATAGATTTGAAGTTATAGCAAATTTAAAGGTAAAAGATCTCCCATTCCTTATGGGACAAAAACTCTATATGGGTTCAGAAAACTTGAAGGATGAAGATACTATAAGAGATGCTATTAAAAATGGAACTCTCGGAATAGGATTTATTGGTCTCGCAGAGACTTTAAAGGCTCTTGTTGGTAAGCATCATGGGGAAGATAAAGAAACCCACGAATTAGGATATAGAATTATAGAATATATAAGAAAATATACAGATGCAACTTCAGAAGAAACTGGCTTAAACTTTGTTTGTTACGCGACACCTGCAGAAGGAACGGCAGGGCGATTTGTACCTTATGATAGAAATACATATGGTTTAATAGAAGGTGTTACAGATAAAGAATATTACACCAATTCATACCATGTTCCTGTATCTTATGAGATTAGCATATTTGACAAGATAGAAATAGAAGGAAGATTCCATAAGTTATGTAATGGAGGACATATAAGTTATGTTGAATTACCTTCGACTGTTGAAAACAATATAGAAGCATTTGAAAAGATACTAAGATGGATGGCAAAATGTGATATTGGGTATGCAGGAATAAATTTCCCAATAGATGAATGCAGAGTCTGCGGCCATAGAGGAATAATATACAACGAATGCCCGGAGTGTAAAAGTGAAGATATAAGAAGAATCAGAAGGATTACGGGATATCTTTCGACCATTGATAGATTTAATGATGCAAAAAAGACTGAACTTAATGAGAGGGTTAAACATAACTGGCAGTAATGAAGAGTCTTTTCACTGAAACATACTTGTTTTAAGTATATAGTTTTATTTAACTCATTATGGGAAGATGTAGAAATGTCAAAAAGTCAGGAGGCTGGCACTTATGAGAATAGCTGGCGTTGTTAGGGAAAGTTTTGTAGATGGCCCTGGTATAAGATATACTATCTTTGCTCAAGGCTGCAGCCATAGATGTGATGGCTGCCACAATCCATCAACCCATGACTTTGAGGGTGGGTATGAGATTAGCGTTGATGAGATATTTGATGAAATACTAAAATACAAACATATAGATGGTGTTACGTTTTCAGGAGGAGATCCATTTTTCCAAGCGGACGAATTTAGCCTCCTTGCAGAAAAGGCAAACGAAAAAGGGTTGAACATTATTGCTTACTCAGGTTTTTATTATGAAGATTTATTAAACAACGAAAAATTTAAAAGACTTCTTGAAAACATTGATATATTGATAGACGGACCATTTGAAAGGGATAAGAGGGATTTAAGGCTAAAATTTAGAGGTTCAACAAACCAAAGAGTTATTGATGTTAAAAGAAGCTTAGAAGTGGGAAGTTTAGTTGAGATGGAGTTTTAATATACTATTTTTGGACATTGAATTAGAATAAATATTTAAAAGTTTAATTTTAAGCCCCATGAATGATTATATTATGAAATCGCTCATGGGGCTTTGTCCTAATTGTCAAACAACTCAAGAAGTCAAGAAATCAAGTGACAGGCACCAATATATAAAATACTACGCCGTTAGGAGTGTTATTTACCCCATAGCTACCTCCGTGCATCTCTATAATGCTCTTTACAATTGAAAGGCCAACACCGGTGCCGCCAAATTTTCGATTTCTTGATTTGTCGATTTTGTAGAATAGGTCCCATATTTTATCTATTTCATCTTCAGGAATATGCGAGCCTGAGTTTTCTACTTCTAATTTTATCTTGTTGTCTTGTCTTAGCATGTTTATTATTATTTGGCCATTATCATTTGTGTGCTTTATTGCATTTGTTAAAAGGTTTGTAATAACTTGACCTATCCTGTCCCAGTCGGCATATACTTCACAATTTTCAATTAAATTAAGTTGAAGGTCGATTGATTTTTCCTGTATAGGACCAATAAATTTCTTTACTGTTGAATCAACTAATTTATCTAAGTTAAATTTTTCTTTAGAGATTTCAAGCTTTCCTGACTCCAATTTTGAAAGCTCTAACATGTCTTCTACAAGTGAAGCCATATTTTTGGTTTCGTCTAGTATTATATCTAAATAGTAATCTTTATTCTTGTCATCAAATATATCATCTTTTAAAGCTTCAGCATATCCTTCTATAAGAGCTATTGGAGTTTTTAAGTCATGGGATGCTGCGGCAATAAAGTCTCGCCTCATTTTATCCAATTTTTTTTCTTTTTCAATGTCTTCTTCAAGTTTAGCATTTGCCTCTTTAAGAGAGGTTAATGCATTATTAAGATTTTCAGACAAAACATTCAGGCTATTTGCAAGGCTGCCAATTTCATCTTTGGACTGGACAGAACATTTTTCAGAAAAGTCCAAGTTTGCCATCTTTGTTGCAACTTTATTCATTTGAACAAGAGGTTTAGTAATTATTTTAGAATAAAAATAGGAAAGTATTAATACAACAGCAAGAGCGAGAAAAATAAAGTATAAAAATATTTTATTTATTATGAAAACTGCTTCGTTAATTGGTTGAACTGATGTAGCTGATATAATAATTTCACCTTTTTCGTTGTAGTTATAAACACTGACAATTCCTTTTATAGGGCCCTGGTTATCAGATAAGAAAAAGGTTGCAATATCATCGCTTTTTCTAACAAATCTCATTTCTGAATCGCCAATGTTTTTTACAACATCAATAAGAAGTCGGTTCCTCAAAACTTTATCTCTTCCGTCAATTCTGAATATTTTGGGAACTAAATTTGAATTTAGAACAATTATCTTTGTATTGCTGTTTTCTTCAGATTCAAGCAAAACCTTTTCAATTTCATCTAATGTTTTTGCCTTTTTGTAACCCGCCACAAATTCGTTAAGAGTCCTTTCGGTTTGATAAATTTTTTGTTTTATATAAAATCTTTCAAAAAATAAGGATAAGAATAACATTGTAGAGATTATGAAAGCAACGAATATTGCTGCGTTGATAATAAATAATTTTCTACTAATGCTATTAATCTTTCTCATGTTTCACCTCGAATCTATACCCATATCCCCTGACGGTGGTTATTAAATAGCCCTTTGAGCAGAGCTTTTCTCTAAGTCTTTTAACATGGGTATCTACCGTTCTTGCATCTCCATCATAATCAAAACCCCATATAGCATCTAGTATCTTTTCACGAGTAAGCGTAATTCCTTTGTTCTTAAAAAGATAAAGCAATATTTCGTATTCTTTTGGAGATAGGAATACCTCTTCTCCATCAACTAAAACTCTGTGGGCATCTTCGTCTATTAACAATCCGTCATATGCAGCATTATTAATTATCTCTTGTGAATAGTATGTCCTTTTTATCAGAGCCTTTATGTTTGCTGAAATAACCTTTGGACTTACAGGTTTTGTAAGATATATATCTGTTCCAAGTTCAAAACCCAATAACTTATCATCATCATCGGATTTTGCTGTTAACATAATAACTGGTATTGAAGAAGTTTTTCTAATTTCATTTAAAAGACTCCAACCGTCCATGATAGGCATCATAACATCTATTACAGCAAGATGCATCCTTTGATTTTTGATTATCTTCAAAGCTTCATATCCATTTTCGGCAGTTAAAACTGTATACTTATCCCTTATTAAATAAGCTTTAATAAGTTCTCTTATCCTTTCTTCATCATCGACAACAAGAATAGTTTCGTTCATATGACCACCTCATTTAGCAGTTTTTATTTTATTATATCTTTTTTGTTTAGTTTTGAAGTTACAAAAATATGAATAAATTGTTAACTACAACTTTGATTTTAAAATCTCTTAAAAAATGATTGTAATGATGTTTTGTTGTATAATATAATTAAGCAACTTAAACTTAAGTGCCTGGCACTTTAAAGTGAGGGATAATATGGAACAAAATTGTATGCAAAAGATTAGGGATATTTTCAGTAGTTTGAAAGGAGCTGAAAAGAGAGTAGCAGAGTATATTTTGAAGCACCCTAAGGATATAATACACTTTTCTATTACAGAACTTTCAGAAGCTGCTGAGTGTGGAGAAGCGACAATTATAAGGTTTTGTAAGAAGTTGGGTTATAAGGGTTATCAGGAATTAAAGATTAAAATGGCAAGCGAAGTTATATCTCCAATTGAGGATATTCATGAAGAAATTAAAGAGAATGATGATGAGCTTGTTATAATGCAAAAGGTTTTTAACGCAAATATATATTCTTTAAACCAAACCTTGAAGTTAAACGATTATAAGCTAATAAAAAAGGCTATTGATATATTATATAATTCCGAAAGAATAGTGTTTTACGGGATGGGGGGTTCAGCTGCACTTGCATATGATTTTTATCATAAATTTCTAAGAACAGGCAAGTGGGTTGAGTTTGCTTCAGATAGCCATGTTCAAGCTATGATTTCTTCAAGACTCAATGATATGGACTGTATTTTTGCTATATCTAATACGGGAAGCAATAAAGATTTAATAGAAAATATTGGGATTGCCCGAAAAAATGGAACAAAGGTTATAAGCATCACTGCAAATAGTAAATCTCCAATTTCAAAGGTATCAGATGTTGTTTTAATATCCTATGGAAAGGAATCAAATTTTAAAAGTGAAGCAATGGAGTCAAGAATAAGTGCATTAAGTTTAATTGATACTATTTTCGTAGGATATTGTTTAAAGGATAAAGAGGAGTATCTTGATAATCTCCATAAAGTAAGAAATGCTATTGCTGTAAAAAGATATTAATCTGCCAATTTTGGCAGATTTTTTGTTATATTATATTGTATTTTTACATATAATGTTTTATAATTAAGGAGAAAAGTTTCAAAATTATCAAAAATATTTACGAATATCATTAAAAGTGAAGAAATTTTTCAAAAAAAGGGGTAAGGTTATGGGAAACTACTACATAGGATTGGATATCGGAACTACAAGCACAAAGGGTATTTTGTTTAGTGAAAAGGGGGATGCAATTAAAAAACATTTTAAAGAATATCCTATTATATCTAATGAAAAAGATTTTAAAGAACAGGATCCGGATGAAATTTTTAATGCAGCAATCATTGTTCTTAAAGAGTTAATTAATGGCAATGAAGAAGAAATAAAATTTATATCTTTTAGTTCAATGATGCATAGTATAATGGCTATTGATAAAGATGGAAATTGTTTAACTAATTGTATAATATGGGCTGATAACAGAAGCAACGAATATGTTAAAAGATATAAAGAAAATGGAATAGGGATTAAATATTATAAAAAAACAGGAACGCCAATACATCCAATGTCACCTTTATATAAGATTATGTGGCTAAAAGATAAACAAAAGGATATATTCGATAGAGCATATAAGTTTATTTCAATAAAGGAATATGTTTTTTATAAATTATTTAACGAGTTTATCGTAGATTATTCAATTGCCTCCGCAACAGGGATGTTTAATATATTTGATTTAAGGTGGGACGAAGAAATTCTTGATGATTTGGGATTGAATCAAAGTATGCTTTCGAAGCCTGTTCCAACTACGTCCTATGTTTCAGAATTGAAGGAAGAGTATAGTAATATACTCGGGCTAAAAAAGAAAATACCATTTATAGTTGGTGCAAGTGATGGATGTCTTGCAAATTTGGGTTCCGGAGCAATATTTAATAATACAGCTGCGGTCACAATTGGAACAAGCGGTGCAATACGAGTGGCTTTTGAAAAACCCTATGTTGATGAAAAGGCAAGGGTATTTAGCTATATTTTGACGGAAGATAAATACATTGTTGGGGGCGCAATAAATAATGGTGGTATTGTTTATAGATGGTTTAGAGATGCTTTTGCTGCTGAAGAAAAATCATTGGCAGACAAATTAAATATAGATTCGTATGAACTACTAAATGATTACGTGAAAAGCACACCACCTGGTAGTAATGGAATTTTGTTTTTACCATTTTTATCGGGTGAGAGAGCTCCATATTGGAATTCAGAGCTAAAGGGTGCATTTTTAGGAATAAAAAATACTAACGATAAAAAGGATTTTACAAGAGCAATATTAGAAGGTATTTGTTTTGACTTAAGGGATGTATTTGAAGTAATTAAGGGGTTTGGCGAAATAAATAGAGTATACGCCAATGGTGGCTTTGTAAGAAGCAGAGACTGGGTTCAAATGTTATCAGATGTTATGAATGTTGAGATTGAAGTATCTGAAAATTACGACAGCTCAATCACAGGTGCTTTTTTGCTTGGCCTATTGGCTATAAATAAAATAAAGAATATTGAAGAAAGCATAGATTATATAAAATTAGATGAAAAGTTTGTGCCAATAAATTTGAATAAAAAAATATATGATGATTTATTTGTGATTTACAGAGATGCTATAAACAGGCTTATGCCTGTTTTAGAAAAATTATAATTTTAAAGAGGGGGATTAAAATGACAAACGCTACTTATTTAACACTTGTAGTCATCGTAGGGGTTTTGGCGCTGTTGTTCCTTGTAATGAAACTAAAGGTTCAAGCCTTCGTGACACTCCTAATAGTCAGCATGGGGGTTGCTCTTGCTGCAGGCATGCCGCTTGATAAAATTATGGGCTCAATTCAAAACGGTATGGGAGGCACGCTTGGATTTATAGCAGTAGTAGTAGGACTTGGTGCAATGTTTGGACAAATGCTTGAAGTTTCTGGCGGTGCAGAAAGATTAGCAAGAACGCTTATTAAATGGTTTGGGAAAGAAAGAGCTTCTTGGGCACTTATGATTGCAGGTTTCATAATATCTATACCTGTATTTTTCGATGTTGGTTTTATAATCTTGGTTCCAATTGTATATTCGCTTGCAAAAGAAACAAAAAAATCATTGCTCTTTTATGG from Caloramator mitchellensis carries:
- the ppcA gene encoding phosphoenolpyruvate carboxylase; translation: MRIPLTMMTQHPDNAKEYISVQQEPEEAVFSLIKQDSGGLGIDEVMIDFEGKLTPYHQPLQIALELLNNDLVPGKDVFITPRLSSADKETIFRQIMCIMAVVETNISIYEKTKLQAIKEVIIPMCESSKDLIDVNSRIKSVIELGNKNFNIHFDESSIGIIPLFEDISSLINVDKLLEDYTKALDYKPEYIRYMIGRSDSALSYGIVSSVLTVILSLYKSNIWSEKSSIKVYPIMGCGTLPFRGQLTLENLDNFLKTYSGVKTITIQSALRYDHGFEKTQKLVEYLKTNIDKYQPKKFTSEDINLIYDFIGIFTKHYLQSFIKIAETVSNISLFIPKNRDRLAASKKGLSYHREFVDMRRFIEIINDDKLKKELLEIDTNLSTSIPRAITFTASMYSIGMPPEFLGTGRALIEIKSKYGEWAIEKIMEFYPQIKSDFEFASRYANPSVSKRILSDDIRKEYEVDFELTNKILNLNFDLESNIENNFYHTLLKTARPILLHLLGKESQILDNNCQEYNILKELLIKMGSIRGGLG
- the nrdD gene encoding anaerobic ribonucleoside-triphosphate reductase encodes the protein MLTQIKKRDGRVVGFSKEKITRAIFLAAQNVGGTDYTKAEELTEKVMGYMMNNLPEEEIPTVEFIQDCVEKVLIEHGHAKTAKAYILYRAKRTRYREAKTELMDVVREILVETNRENANIGNSPSAKMLQIASAASKQYYLHNVIPEDMAKAHVKADIHIHDLDFYGKTLNCLQIDLTKLMLNGFNTGYGYIRPPKRISSATAQAAIILQSNQNDMFGGQSFPHFDKSMAEIIRTFKEKPSYEEVFQAMEALVYNLNSMHSRAGAQVPFSSINLGTDTTEEGRMVIRAMLEAFDKGLGRGESPIFPNLVFRVKKGINFDEGDPNYDLFKLAMKVASHRMNPTFSFMDSSFNAKYGDEISYMGCRTRTIQNRNGLEISAGRGNIAPVTLNLPRLALKAGYGNIDAFFKNLDEMLDLAKRQLLHRFEVIANLKVKDLPFLMGQKLYMGSENLKDEDTIRDAIKNGTLGIGFIGLAETLKALVGKHHGEDKETHELGYRIIEYIRKYTDATSEETGLNFVCYATPAEGTAGRFVPYDRNTYGLIEGVTDKEYYTNSYHVPVSYEISIFDKIEIEGRFHKLCNGGHISYVELPSTVENNIEAFEKILRWMAKCDIGYAGINFPIDECRVCGHRGIIYNECPECKSEDIRRIRRITGYLSTIDRFNDAKKTELNERVKHNWQ
- the nrdG gene encoding anaerobic ribonucleoside-triphosphate reductase activating protein translates to MRIAGVVRESFVDGPGIRYTIFAQGCSHRCDGCHNPSTHDFEGGYEISVDEIFDEILKYKHIDGVTFSGGDPFFQADEFSLLAEKANEKGLNIIAYSGFYYEDLLNNEKFKRLLENIDILIDGPFERDKRDLRLKFRGSTNQRVIDVKRSLEVGSLVEMEF
- a CDS encoding sensor histidine kinase, producing the protein MRKINSISRKLFIINAAIFVAFIISTMLFLSLFFERFYIKQKIYQTERTLNEFVAGYKKAKTLDEIEKVLLESEENSNTKIIVLNSNLVPKIFRIDGRDKVLRNRLLIDVVKNIGDSEMRFVRKSDDIATFFLSDNQGPIKGIVSVYNYNEKGEIIISATSVQPINEAVFIINKIFLYFIFLALAVVLILSYFYSKIITKPLVQMNKVATKMANLDFSEKCSVQSKDEIGSLANSLNVLSENLNNALTSLKEANAKLEEDIEKEKKLDKMRRDFIAAASHDLKTPIALIEGYAEALKDDIFDDKNKDYYLDIILDETKNMASLVEDMLELSKLESGKLEISKEKFNLDKLVDSTVKKFIGPIQEKSIDLQLNLIENCEVYADWDRIGQVITNLLTNAIKHTNDNGQIIINMLRQDNKIKLEVENSGSHIPEDEIDKIWDLFYKIDKSRNRKFGGTGVGLSIVKSIIEMHGGSYGVNNTPNGVVFYILVPVT
- a CDS encoding response regulator transcription factor — protein: MNETILVVDDEERIRELIKAYLIRDKYTVLTAENGYEALKIIKNQRMHLAVIDVMMPIMDGWSLLNEIRKTSSIPVIMLTAKSDDDDKLLGFELGTDIYLTKPVSPKVISANIKALIKRTYYSQEIINNAAYDGLLIDEDAHRVLVDGEEVFLSPKEYEILLYLFKNKGITLTREKILDAIWGFDYDGDARTVDTHVKRLREKLCSKGYLITTVRGYGYRFEVKHEKD
- a CDS encoding MurR/RpiR family transcriptional regulator encodes the protein MEQNCMQKIRDIFSSLKGAEKRVAEYILKHPKDIIHFSITELSEAAECGEATIIRFCKKLGYKGYQELKIKMASEVISPIEDIHEEIKENDDELVIMQKVFNANIYSLNQTLKLNDYKLIKKAIDILYNSERIVFYGMGGSAALAYDFYHKFLRTGKWVEFASDSHVQAMISSRLNDMDCIFAISNTGSNKDLIENIGIARKNGTKVISITANSKSPISKVSDVVLISYGKESNFKSEAMESRISALSLIDTIFVGYCLKDKEEYLDNLHKVRNAIAVKRY
- a CDS encoding gluconokinase — encoded protein: MGNYYIGLDIGTTSTKGILFSEKGDAIKKHFKEYPIISNEKDFKEQDPDEIFNAAIIVLKELINGNEEEIKFISFSSMMHSIMAIDKDGNCLTNCIIWADNRSNEYVKRYKENGIGIKYYKKTGTPIHPMSPLYKIMWLKDKQKDIFDRAYKFISIKEYVFYKLFNEFIVDYSIASATGMFNIFDLRWDEEILDDLGLNQSMLSKPVPTTSYVSELKEEYSNILGLKKKIPFIVGASDGCLANLGSGAIFNNTAAVTIGTSGAIRVAFEKPYVDEKARVFSYILTEDKYIVGGAINNGGIVYRWFRDAFAAEEKSLADKLNIDSYELLNDYVKSTPPGSNGILFLPFLSGERAPYWNSELKGAFLGIKNTNDKKDFTRAILEGICFDLRDVFEVIKGFGEINRVYANGGFVRSRDWVQMLSDVMNVEIEVSENYDSSITGAFLLGLLAINKIKNIEESIDYIKLDEKFVPINLNKKIYDDLFVIYRDAINRLMPVLEKL